The nucleotide sequence GAACGATATGTAATATGATAGAATCCTTGGTGACAATCTGTATATGGCATCGAGCATCGAGTAACATAATACCATAAAAGAAGGCTGCACTATCGCCACAATAGGCTTAGCGTGAGAATCATGTGTTGCAAGAAAGTGGCAGCGCTAGTCCTGAAAGGGTTAAGGTTATCGTAAGTTTACCCCGTACCTGATCGATTACCGTACCTTACGATGCTTACTGTATCTTGTGTTATCCAGCTtcatttcttctctttcggGCATTCGatgcttttctttctccttcatttttctttctcttcctttctctgTCTGTCAGGTGGAATACTCCGCTAATAGGGGATTTCCTTCATTCTACAGACAATTCcctctcccttttcttcaCTTTCGTTCCTTATTCTCCAACTTCTTTCAACCACCCATGAATCAAACAGGGTGCTTCACAGATACCATCTCCTCCGCAATGCCAGGCATTCTGTCTGAGCAACAAGATTCCCTAAAGAAGCGCAAGAGAAACGCATTGCAGGAAGAATCTACAAACCCGGCAGACCCGTAAGTGAAGAGGAAAATCTTTGCCGTCGCTTTCAATCGCTAATCAAATCGCTATCTCCCCAGATACAGCACAACCTTTATTCCAGCATACCTCCATACCTCAAACCCCTCGTTCCGATTAAACTGCCCAGACCTCCAAAAAGAAAACCCAGAGACCTCCCACCGCCACCGCTGCATCCCCCGAAAGCGACGAGTCCTCCAGCAACCATACTCCCACCAACAGAACCAACAGCCATGGCCCGGGTCCGACCAACCGACTTCGGCTAAACTCATCGCTCCGAATCTATACATCCCTCCAGGCTCGAATTTCGCCTCGCCGCCGGTCTCGCCGAAAACTATTGTCCCGTTTTCTTCTTGCCCGCCGAATCAGCAGAGTCAGTGTACTTCTGCTGCTTCGCTGCGCCCATGCCATATCTGTTATCGGCGGCCTACGACGAGGGAATTGCTAGATGCGTATGCGGACTGTGATTTGTGTGGTGAGCGGGCTTGCTACATTTGTCTGAAACAGTGCGATGCGGTCGATTGTCAGGGGTGTGTTAATCTCGGAATGAGTTATTTGATTAAAGATGGTTCGGACAGGATACAGGAGGATGTTAATGGGCGGGACTCGGATATAAGACAGGCGAGGAAGATCTGCTCGTGCTGTGCTGTGGAGGGCATGACGGAGACTGGGATGGAGGTGGTAAGGTGTCTTGAGTGTGTTCGTGCACATTTGCCGCAGTGGCAGGCTATGCCACAGGCGAGTTGATGTTCGATTGCGTGGGATACGTCAACGGAGATAGTCAATCTTATTTCGGACGTCGAGGCACCCTGACTGGGCACCCGAGACTTCTGAGAGGAGCCTCGTGCCGATGCCGTTTAATTCGAACAACCTGAAACGGTAAATATTACGACATTGACTGGGCCCATCTGCCGTGGATTTATCGACTGGTATTGGTTACGTCTGGCAACACGGCCAGGTTGGAGGAGTGCAAATTTATGGACATTTGGGTTTTTCTTCTATATGGAGTCATTTTTGAATTTGGTGTACTATTTAGAATAATAGCATAGCATAGCTTAGCATGGTCGGTGTTCGGATGGGTATACCTTGACTTGAATCAACAATATGAATATACAATAGCACAATGATCTAataagtactctgtac is from Aspergillus chevalieri M1 DNA, chromosome 8, nearly complete sequence and encodes:
- a CDS encoding uncharacterized protein (COG:S;~EggNog:ENOG410PSNB); the protein is MNQTGCFTDTISSAMPGILSEQQDSLKKRKRNALQEESTNPADPYSTTFIPAYLHTSNPSFRLNCPDLQKENPETSHRHRCIPRKRRVLQQPYSHQQNQQPWPGSDQPTSAKLIAPNLYIPPGSNFASPPVSPKTIVPFSSCPPNQQSQCTSAASLRPCHICYRRPTTRELLDAYADCDLCGERACYICLKQCDAVDCQGCVNLGMSYLIKDGSDRIQEDVNGRDSDIRQARKICSCCAVEGMTETGMEVVRCLECVRAHLPQWQAMPQAS